TAATCGGCGCTGCTCTCAATATTATTCTCGATGCTTGGTTTATCGTGTACTTGGAATTCGGATTAGCTGGGGCTGCTTATGCAACTGCAATAGCACAAGTTATACAGTTTTTAGTATTGAGCCGTTATTTTTTTAGCAAGAAAAGAACACTTAAGTTCGAATTACAACAAAGAAACTGGAAACTACTTCTTAACTCAGCTTATAACGGTATATCAGAGTTTATAAACGAGATATCTGTTGGTATTATTTTTTTCATTCTAAATACTTTAATGATAATGCGGCTAGGCGTAGATGGTGTAGCGGCATTTACTCTGGTCAATTACTTCATTTTCTTAAGTGTCATGCTTAGTTATGGTTTAGCTGATGCACTTCATATCGTTGTCAGTCAAAATTTTGGCGCTCGGCACTTAAATAGAGTGAAATCTTTTTTGTCAATTGCAATATTAAGTACCATCTGCCTGGGTATCATAATCGTTGCGCTGCTCGTTTTTTGGCCAGAAACTGTTCTGAGTTGGTTTACCAATGAACAAGATCAGGAAATATCCCGAGTCAGCATGCAATTATTGCCATTGTTGCTTCCACTATTTTTAATTAATGGGACTAACATCGTCTTAACCTGTTACTTAACAGCAATACACAAACCAAAACCTTCAGCTTTAATTGCTATTAACCGCAGCTTATTATTCCCCGCCGTATTTTTAATTGCCTTTTATTATATGTTGCCCAGCTGGCACTTATTACCAGCAGCAATAAGTGATTTATCATTTATTGTTGCACTGCCATTAGCAGAATGGTGCACCTTTTTGTTGGCCGCCTATTTTTGCTACCAATACAGGCCTACGAAGCTGAAAGTGAATCAAACTTCAGTCTAAGTAACACCAAGTGAGATACAGCTCTAAAACAATAGTAACAATTGTAAACTTACTTGCTGGTGAGAATGTGTATCATTATCATCTGAGTAAGTTCTTTTACTTAGTATCTCCAGGAGAATATCGTCATGCCATTCACCGCAAAAGAGCTGGCGGAAAAGGCTTCTTTTCAAGCATTTGCTAATGCATATATAAGAGAAGTTGACCCCGGTGTTTGGCATACAAGCTCTGATTGGCAATTACAAACTGGTGTGGCCCTTGAAGAAGAAAATGGTTATGCACTAGAACTTTATTTGAACGGAACTGGAGTTACACTTGCTTTAGAGGCTTCTTATCGTTCAATTGTCGGCCGACATGTATTTACTAAAAGCTATCGCAAATTAGCGAATCAATGGAATTGGCAACCCATAGATTTTACTTCTGCGATTATGATGTTAATAGATAACATTTATGCAAAAGATAATAACCAAAACAATAAGCCAAATACTCCAGCCAACAAAATAGAACTATTAAATCGCACTTTAGAAAGTCTTCAAATCATGCAGGATTATCTTACTAAGCGACTAGATGATCCTACACTTAATAGCTCCGATTATATTTGTTCTGAACAGTCTCTGTTATTTGGACATTGGCTTCATCCAACACCTAAGTCACGCCAAGGCATTCACTCTTGGCAACATGAAAAGTATACGCCGGAATTGAAATCTAAATTTCAATTACACTTTTTTGCCGTGTCAAAAGATCTTCTGGAGCAAGATTCTTTACTCGATGAGAGCGTTGAGGAAATTATCAATAATATATTAGGGGCCGATATCGATATTGATATCGATAAACAACTAATACCTGCACACCCCCTACAAGCACAGTGGCTGTTACACCAGGACTATGTTCAGCATTTACAACGTGACGGATTAATTGTCGACTTAGGTCTTATGGGTAAGATGTTTACGCCCACTTCTTCTGTCCGCACTTTGTACTGCAGTGAGCTGAATTATATGATTAAGCTCTCGATCCCTGTAAAAATAACTAATTCGCTAAGAAAAAATATGGCTCACGAATTAGATCCGGGATTAAATGTTGGAAAGTTGTTCTCATTAAGCAACTTCAAGCAAAAATTTCCACAGTTTGTTTTAATTGAAGATCCTGCCTTTATTACTGTTAAATTACCTAATATGCAGGAAACAGGCTTTGAAACTATTATACGGCAAAATCCATTCAGTAAAGATTCAAACAGTCTAGAACTACCCACAGTTTCAATCGCTGCATTGGTACAAGACCCTATCTTATCCGGAACTCAGTCTAAATTAGCGCAGCAAGTTTTAAGCTTGGCTTCCAAGCAGGGCATTAGCGTAGAAGAAGCAGCGTTAAAATGGTTTAATTGTTATTGGCAATGTGCAATTGAACCAACAATTAGACTTTACGATAGTCAGGGTATTGGTTTAGAGGCTCACCAACAAAATTCTCTATTAACTATTTATGATGACTGTCCAATTAGATACTACTATCGAGACAATCAAGGTTTCTACTTGTCAGAAAAAATGCAGGATGAGTTGCTCGAAGCTGTACCTGAGTTGAGGAATAATCCTGACTTATTTTATCCTGACAATATGATTGCAGACCGGTTTGGATACTATCTTTTTGTCAATCAGTTATTCTCAATTATTGGCCGTATGGGACAAGATGGCCTTATTGATGAGAATAAACTATTACAATTAAGTTACAGCAAGCTTAATCTTCTAAATTCTAGGGTACTGACAAGCGTCGGCAAAAACTTTACAGATAGATTATTTAATAATTCTAGTATTCCCTGCAAGGGAAATCTTCTAACTCGCGTTGAAGATGTTGATGAGCTGGAAGCGGAAAAAGAATTAGCCGTTTACACTAATATACGAAATCCTTTCTTCGACCTGCATCAAGAAAGCTTGACTACCCATAAGCAAGTTAACGAGGTGACTCTTGCTCACAGTTAACCCACGGCAGTATTTATCTCAACAAGCCCCAGAAATCTCTCCTTATAAAAATTCTGACAGCTACTTAGCTGAAGAAAAAAGAGTGATTCGCCAGCTCCTGGAAGCATTATTGTTCGAGCATCTTTGTGATTACTCTTATCATGATGGTTTTTTCTATTTTACATTAGGAAGATCTTTTTATCGTGCCTCAGGAAGAATTTCTGGTTTTAGTCGAATTAGAATCAATGCAGAAGAAATGTTTTTTTCTCAAAGAGATGAAATGCATGTAGATACAAAATTTCAGGCACAATGGATAAAAGATAAATCTCAAAGTATTGATTGGCAACCAATAACACTAAATGCCCTCATTGAGGACTTGCCTGCTTCTGTAGCAGTAAAGAAAAAGCTAGCGATTGAGCTCGAACAAACTGTTAAACTTTGCCAGTGGAACAATAAGCATTTAAACCGCCATATAAGCCGTCGTGAATTAACATATACCCAGTTAGAGTCTGCAATTGATGAAGGGCACCCTTATCATCCATGCTTCAAGGCACGAACTGGGTTTAGTGAGCTTGATCATAAACTTTATGGTCCAGAGTTTGGCAATAATTTTCAACTACATTGGTTGGCGATTAGACGATGCTATTTGAAGCGTCGATTTAACTCTGTAACTGAAAAAATATTTTGGGAAACTGAGCTTGGTGAACAATGTTACCAGCAGTTAAATACACAAATTAAAAATCTAACTTCCGATAGTACTGCATTTTCATTGATGCCTATCCATCCATGGCAGTGGAAGTTTTTAAAAGATAAACTTGAGCCCGCTATTGCTGATGGACAAGTATTTTACCTTGGAGAGGCTGGCGATCAATATCAAGCCAGCATTTCTATTCGTACATTATTAAATATTAGCCATCCTGAAAAAGCTAATATAAAACTACCTCTGAATATAATTAATACTTCTTCACTACGCACTATAGAAAGTCACACCATTTGTACTGCACCTGCTATATCAAACTGGTTAATACAAATTCTGGAGTCGGATAACTACCTGAAGCAAAATATGATTTTGCTGGCGGAGTACGCCGGAATAAGGCCTACAAATGATGGCACTGAACATCAGGAATGGATTGAGAATCTCGATGGTCAATTGGGTGTAATTTTTCGACAGAGCCTGCACTCATACTGTGATGAGAAAACTGTAATACCTTTTGTAGCCCTAAGTATAATAGAACAAGATGGCAGCCCTTTTATCGAGCCCTGGATTGCCGAATATGGTTGTCATAGTTGGCTGGAGAACCTGCTCGAAAAGGTGATTATTCCCATATGGCACTTACTAGTTCATCACGGTATTGCAATTGAGGCGCACGGGCAAAATATCTTATTGCAACATAAAGATGGTTGGCCTGAAAAAGTTATAGTGCGCGATTTTCATGAAAGCATGGAGTACGTTCACAATTACTTAGCACAACCGGAATTAGCGCCTACTTTTACTGACTTCGAGGAAGAATATAGTTTTGGCGGGCCAAACCAATATTATTGGATGGAAAGTGTCGAAGCTTTGCGCGAACTTTTAGTAGATACCTTATTGGTTTTTAATTTATCTGACTTGGCCGTATTACTTGAAGATTACTACCAATTTCCAGAAAGTGAATTCTGGAAATCAGTTTATCACAGCTTTAGAAAATATCAGCAATCAAACTTAACTGATCAAAAGCGCATAGCCCAAATCGATTTATTCCAACCGGAAATTAAAACCGAATCACTATTGGATAAGAAATTTCGCGGGAATCGTGAAACAGAATTTCATCATCACATAAGAAATCCGTTAGCAGACGCTGCTTTACATGATACCCAAAAGGAAACCTCCAAGACATCAATATCAGTGCCAGCAGTACCAGGAAAATCCTATGCTTACAATAAATGATAAGTTTTATAGTAAAGAAGACTTTAACGAGCAACAGCAGTCCTATGTCTCAATAAATACTATTAATGAGAGTAACGCTGTTGCGGTATGTGTTGAAGATAATTTTATTTGGTTGACTCTATGTTATTACTTAAAGTCAAAGAAAATATCTGCCATGCCTATCCACCCCAGTGTTCCAAAGGATACTGCAAAGCGTATGGCAGAAAAAGCTGGCTGCGAATTGCTGATTTATGGTGACTTAGCAGGATTAATTGAGCTACCGGCAACTAATTTGAATAAATCTGAAGCAGGTATTATTCAAATGAGCTCCGGCACCACAGGTGAGCCAAAATGCATATTGCGAAGCTGGGCGGATATTGATATTGAGGTAAAGAGTTATTGCCAGGCTTTCAGCGACCCGGACAGCATGACTCCAGTTGTCGCTTGTCCCGTTACCCATTCATATGGATTAATTTGTGGCGTAATGGTTGCTCTGAATCGGGGTCAGTCACCACTGATAATTAGCAATATCAATCCTAAATACCTTATCAAGAAGCTGCAGAGTTGTCAGCGTCCGCTTTTGTATTCTTCTCCGGTAATGTTGCAGGGATTATTACGTTTATGGCCGGCCAATAGCAAACTATTTGCTGCTATGACTTCAGGTTCCACTATGCCACAACAGGTATTTGAGCAGATTCAGGCACGTGTAGAAAACTTATATCAACAGTATGGATGCTCTGAAGCGGGCTGTATTAGTATAGGACAGGATTTATCTGCTGCTAACGATCAAGGAAAGCCATTACCTCATGTCGAAATTACCTGTGGTAATCTCGACAATAAACAGCAAGAGATAGTTGCTTATGTAAAAACTGCATCAGGAATTAAAACTGTTAAAACACAGGATGTCGGCTATTTGAGTGAAAATGGTCGGCTGCATTTTCTTGCACGAATGGATGACACAATCATCGTATCAGGGCTAAATGTATATCCTGCAGAAGTAGAAGATATCATACTTGAACACCCGCAAGTTAATGATGTAGTGGTATTTAAGATAGATGATCAATTTGCGGGCCAACGAGTTTGCCTACAGTATGTCGCTTCCCCAGCAATAGACCCCTCCGAACTACGCCAATGGTGCAGTCAACACTTAGCACTATTTCAAGTACCGCAAATATTACAGCCGGTCGATGAGATAATGCGAATGGCTAACAGTAAAGTGAACCGTAAGCAGATTGCGCTGAACTATCAACAGAACATACTAACCAGAACAAATAAAAGTAGTGAAGGAAAACAAGCTGAAAGAGCCAACTAGTAAGTAGGGGCTATCTATTGAGCAAACAAACAATATATTAATTATGCAAAAGACTGAAATAGTAGATTCGATTCAGAGCATACTTACTAATGAGTTGAATCTAACACATATAGAAGATGTTCAGCTTCACTCCAAGCTAAATGAAGATTTATACCTTGATTCCGTACTGATCCTGCAAGTACTTATTAGCTTGGAATTAAAGCTGGGAATTGATATACCCGATGAAGCCTTGAACTTGAAGGATTTTGATACAGTCGATAGCTTTAGTGAGTTTATATTAGGCCGGGTTAACTATAAGAGCGAGAATGGCGCTTCTCCCAAACATACCGATCCTCAAGAGAAATCAGGAGTCGAAATAGCTCCAGCAGAACAAGCTGAAGAGCAGACAGAAGAGTTTGAGGATATTAAAGTACATTGTTTTGTGAGTTGTCTATGCGAGTGTATCAAAGCAAATGATCATGTTGACCATAGACCATTTTATTTTGGTGTATGGGACGCCGATGTTGTAGTTGATAATGATTATTGTATCAACTATCACGCTGAGAATTTGAACCATGACTTCTTTCGAAACTGGTTCGAGAAAATTTATGGTGTCGAGGTAAAGTCCTGGTACAACCAAGGCTTATCCAAAAGCGACAATATTAACACCTTACTAACATTACTAGACAATAAATCTGCCAGTCAGAACATAATGGTAATGCTAGATATGTATAGGTTGCCAGAACGCGAAAATAAGTTTAACCAGAATCCATTCCCTCACTACGTAATGCTGGAAAATAGCCAAAATCCAGAAATGTTATTTATGTGGGATCCTGATTTTCGCTGGGAAGGAGAGCAAAATAAAAAACAAGTATTACACGCAATTGAGTCGGATGCTGTTGCTGGCGGTTATATCTTTGATAGCAGCCAAATTAAACCAAGCTCCAATCAGGCAATCCATGACTATTTTACTACCTGTTTGAACTTAAACAATAATCCGATGACGGATGCTGTGCGAAAAATTGTCAAGGCACATTTGGCTCCTGAAAGTCAGCTAAGCCCCTCTAATTTAAGCCGTGCTCTCACTCAGCTTCCCGTATTGGCTATTCGAAAGTATGCCTACGAACATGGCTTAGCATATTTTATGTTGCAGCTAAATTTGGATTTTGATGAATTTGAAACATGGTGCGACATTATTGAAGAGTTAGTTTCCACTTATAAGCAGATTCAATTTCGTTCTATGAAAATCGCGAATTACGCTACTGAAGGAAACTATCCATCCGAATCATCGACAGATATTAAAACAGAAATCATGCAGCTACTGGATCAACAAGATCAGCGAGAATTTAAAATCAAAGGTCAGCTACATACATTATTTCAACAATGGCAAAACCATGTAGCTATTACTAACAAAGAACGTTCCAATGAGGTGTGCATATGATTTTATCTATCTGTACAATCTCTTTTCGCCATCAACTGGTTTCAATTGATCATTTGGCAAAGTGGGCGAAGCATAATCATTTTCAGGGTATTGAATTGTGGGGAACTCACGCAAAAAACCTCGCCTCTCAACCAGAATATAATAAAGATTGGTTGGCGGACTACGGCCTAAAAATCACGATGTTAAGTGATTATTTAGCACTATATGCCACTGAAGCTGAGTTACATAAACAAGTAGAACATTTATGTTACTTAGCAAAACATTGGGGTGCTAAGAAAATTAGGACTTTTGCCGGCTCCGAGGCAAGCGCAAACACATCTGAGCATGGCTTTGCACGATTAACAAAGACGTTGCGCAAGGTCTGTCAATGGATGTCCCGACATGATCTCAACTTGATTATTGAAACACATCCCAATACATATGCGGATTCCGTCCCAGCAACAAAGCATTTATTACAGAGCGTTGCTTGTGACAACCTTCAAATCAATTTTGACGTACTCCATGTCTGGGAATCAAAAACTGAAGTGATCCCAGCTTTTGAGGCTTTAAAAGATAATATTAATCATATCCACTTAAAAAATGTAAGTTCTGCAGAATTCCTGAATGTGTTCTCGCCTGCTAATGTATATTCTGCTTCTGGCTCGCGGGAAGGTATTGTCCCGCTGTTTGATGGCGCTGTTAACTATCAGGAATTCGTAAGTCATATTAGTCAACATCCAGACAAGAGAGTCCGCAACATTGAAGCTTCACTGGAATGGTTTGGTGATGACTGTAAAGAAACACTAGCTAGAGATAGATACCTAATTCAACAACTTCAGCAGTGTCGCGAACCACTAGCCATTTAGTAAATTGGGTCTGCTAATTTCTAGGAAATCTGGCAGACCCAAACTATCAACTCTTAATCACGGTAAATTTTCGTTAAGTCTTGGTAATGATCGACACGTCTATCTCGCAAGTATGGCCAAATACGACGTACTTGTTCACTTTTCTCCATATCTATATTCGCAATTAGTATCTCACCATCACTTTCACTTGCACAGGCAAGTAGCTCGCCCTGTGGACCACAGATAAAGCTATTACCCCAGAAATCAATGCCGGCAGAACTTCCACTGGAATCACTTTCATGGCCCACACGATTACAACTAATAACTGGTACGCCATTCGCTACCGCGTGGGACCTTTGTACAATTTTCCAGGCTTCAAGTTGCCGTTGCTGCTCAGCCGCATCATCGCGCGGGTCCCATCCAATTGCGGTTGGGTAAATCAGTAATTCTGCTCCAGCCATTGCCATCAGTCGGGCAGCTTCAGGAAACCATTGATCCCAACAAACCAATATGCCCAACTTGCCAATACTCGTATCTATAACTTCAAAGCCCAAATCACCAGGCGTGAAATAAAATTTTTCGTAAAATCCCGGATCGTCCGGAATATGCATTTTTCGATACTTTCCGGCAATAGAGCCATTTTTATCCAATACCACTGCAGTATTGTGATAAATACCTGCAGCACGCTTTTCAAATAAAGAGGTCACTATGACCACGCCGAGTTCTTTTGCAAGCCTTCCAAAATAATCCGTACTGGGTCCAGGGATCGTCTCAGCTAAATCGAATAAACTCACATCTTCTGACTGACAAAAATACAGACTACGATGCAACTCCTGCAGCACTACCAAATCAGCACCTTCACTCGCTGCGGCACGTATTCCCTGAGTTGACCTATCAATATTTTGTTGGCAATCAACAGTGTTATCTTGCTGAACAAGTGCCACTTTAACTATGTTACTCATTAATAAATTCGCTAGATTGTTTAATTTTAGATTAGATGCAAAAAATTTTTTTAACGCCTAATTAGCCAAGAGGTTTTTCGGCAGCTGCATAGTTAAACAATGCAAACTACCGAACTGTTCGATAATGGGCCGGCAATTAACCGCAACTATCTGATGCTCCGGAAATGCCATCTGGAGAGTTTGTAACGCCTCAGTATCTTCTTCAACATCATATACAGGAGCTAGTACCGCATCATTGATAATTAGAAAGTTGGCATAAGTGGCAGGTAAACGCTCGCCACTTGCATTTGCTTGTCCGCTAGGCCATGGTAATTCCAGCAAATTAAATGGTTTCCCATCAAGCGAGCGCATTTGTACTAAACTCTGCTTCATTTTCTCAAGTTCATCAAAAAAACGATAACCACTTTCATTACAGCCCTGATAGACAATAGTTTGGCCAGGTGCGAACCGTGCAAGAGTGTCGATATGACTATCTGTATCATCGCCCTCTAATGCGCCATGATCCAGCCATAGAATATTCTTTGCACCTAACTCAGTTTTTAGCAGTCCCTCGATATCCGCTCTTGTCATGCGGTGGTTACGATTTTTATTTAGCAGACAGCGCTCAGTCGTTAAAAGGTTGCCCTTTTCATCAATATCTATTGCTCCACCTTCAAGAACGACGTCAATTTTCCGCCAATTACAGATACCCAATTGCTTAAACATTTCCTGGTTAATCTGATTGTCTAAATCAGCCGGGTATTTGCTTCCCCATCCATTAAACGTAAAATCGAGAGCAACAACTTCTCCTTGGCTGTTCACTACTGAAATTGGGCCATGATCTCTCGCCCAACTATCATTTGTGGCAACAACAACAAACTGAATATTTTGAATTATTACATTAGCCACATGTAATAGCTGGCTAATATGTTTTTTTAAAACCTCATCATGACAAACGACTACCAGTTTTTGTCGAGCAGTTATAGCTTCGCAAATAGAAACATAAACCGCTTCTACTTCGCTTAGTATCGGTCTCCAATCAGTATCCGCATGAGGCCAAGTGAGCATTATTGCATCTTGCTTTGCCCATTCAGGTGGCAATCTATTTGACATAAGTTTTAATTACTTTATCTGATAGTTATTTTAAATTTACAGGGGTATTGAACCAGCACCAAATGATAATAATTATCATTACAATAATATAGAAAAATTCATTTCGCGCAAGTTTGGGCTCGGATTTAAATAGACTTTCGCACAGTTTTATCGTTTTCCTGATTTCATCTGGAAAACAATGCAAAGCCCTCTCAGTAAAGATTTTATTTATTTAGCATGGTCCAACTTCCTCCGAAACAATGCACTTGGCAATGTAACTAATAGATTGCGTTTTAAGAGCTCAAACAGGTCCGACTGCACTTTGAGATTAATTACTGGATGGGAGCGAGGCACAGCTATCCACCTGACTTTCAATAAAGCTATCTCAGCTATTCTCAACTATATCTGTTCTAATACGGGAAAGACTTGTTTACTGACATGTCAACATTGATTTCTCCGCTAGAAGCAAATCGCCGAGTCTCTTTAAAGGAATATCATGGCCTGGTTCTACTTAATACTCGCCGGACTATGCGAAATTGGTTGGGTGCTGGGACTGAAAATTTCACAGGGCAGTAACACCCGCCTTCTGGGTGTGGTTATGGCTGTGGTATTTATTGGGGTCAGTGGATTTCTTCTGTGGCTGGCGCAGCGAGAGATACCTATTGGTACTTCCTATGCGGTCTGGACAGGAATTGGTGCCGCCGGAGCCTTTGCGGTAGGAGTGCTGTTCTTTGGAGACTCCACCAGCCTTGGACGCTACCTGGGAGTTTTGCTCATTATCTTAGGCGTTGTCACGTTAAAACTCTCTCATTAATTGAGAAGCACCCGGGAAAATTCCCGGGCGCCAGTTCTATTAATCCTCTGAATATTTGTGTTTACGTGCCTGGTTTTGCACAGATCGATACATCTGGGATAGCGCTCTCTCCCCTGCCCGTTTCTGCGCGAGAGTTTGACCGTTACGGCTTAGTTCCTGTTGCAGTTTTTGCCAATTGCGCAAGCGCCGATCATCCAACGAACCGCCCGTTATTGCCTCTTGTACCGCACAGCCTGGCTCTGACTGGTGCTGGCAGTCAGAGAAGCGACACTCTCTGGACAAGGCCTCAATATCAGAAAAAGTCTCCGCCACGCCATCTTCAACATGCACCAACCCCAGCTCCCGCATTCCAGGGCTATCGAGTAACAGCGCTCCCCAACTCAGGGAGTGAAGAGAGCGTTTCCGTGTAGTGTGACGCCCTTTACTATCGGCTTCGCGAATGGTCCCAGTCTCAGCCAGGGGTTCGCCAGACAGCGCATTTAGCAAAGTGGATTTACCCACTCCAGAAGAACCTAACAGCGCGATAGTTTCCCCAGGTAAGCACCACTGGCGCAGCTGTGCCACGCTTTCTCGATCCAGGCTATTTACCATTGCAGCGGGTAATTCGCCGAATGGACGCAATGCCTGAAGAAAAGGGGCTGTATCTTCACACAGATCGGTCTTAGTCAGTATCAGGTGTGGGCTGCAACCAGACTCCCGAGCCAGAGCCAAATAGCGCTCAATACGTGAGAGGTTAAAGTCATCATTCAGGGAGGAAACAATAAAAACACTATCGACATTGGCGGCGATCATCTGCACCTGATGCCCCCCAGGTGCCATGCGCTCAAACTGGCTGCTGCGGCTCAACAAA
This DNA window, taken from Microbulbifer sp. MKSA007, encodes the following:
- a CDS encoding multidrug efflux SMR transporter, which encodes MAWFYLILAGLCEIGWVLGLKISQGSNTRLLGVVMAVVFIGVSGFLLWLAQREIPIGTSYAVWTGIGAAGAFAVGVLFFGDSTSLGRYLGVLLIILGVVTLKLSH
- the rsgA gene encoding ribosome small subunit-dependent GTPase A, giving the protein MSKSRFTRRSVNRFGTKSPSIKIEREASPLQKLGWKPFFQQQLTLEELEQCLPLRVMAVHRSRLELAGEQGAVSLPLTGSLVANLPAVGDWLLLEKRSGYFVRLLSRSSQFERMAPGGHQVQMIAANVDSVFIVSSLNDDFNLSRIERYLALARESGCSPHLILTKTDLCEDTAPFLQALRPFGELPAAMVNSLDRESVAQLRQWCLPGETIALLGSSGVGKSTLLNALSGEPLAETGTIREADSKGRHTTRKRSLHSLSWGALLLDSPGMRELGLVHVEDGVAETFSDIEALSRECRFSDCQHQSEPGCAVQEAITGGSLDDRRLRNWQKLQQELSRNGQTLAQKRAGERALSQMYRSVQNQARKHKYSED